A single window of Betta splendens chromosome 11, fBetSpl5.4, whole genome shotgun sequence DNA harbors:
- the LOC114865662 gene encoding transmembrane protein 42: MFPGVFYALLAGFLGAVASSSAKLSLGADYLKGVCETGLRTWGEQRKFRQADETTACDRLHIPLRLLCGGLLFTCNAVMWTFLDKALRYSSSSTRTTVTTTASNFVSSAFLGQLLFGEAQITLWWVGISLTFSGLLVLQRVSPQDAQRNSVASKDE; this comes from the exons ATGTTCCCGGGAGTTTTCTATGCACTGCTGGCGGGTTTCCTCGGGGCCGTGGCGTCGTCTTCGGCCAAACTGTCCCTGGGAGCCGACTACCTGAAGGGAGTGTGTGAGACCGGACTCCGGACGTGGGGAGAGCAGCGGAAATTCAGACAGGCGGACGAAACCACGGCGTGTGACCGG CTTCACATCCCTCTGAGGCTGCTGTGCGGCGGGCTGCTCTTCACCTGCAACGCTGTGATGTGGACCTTCCTCGATAAGGCTCTCAGgtactcctcttcctccacccgAACCACTGTGACCACCACCGCCTCCAACTTCGTATCTTCC GCGTTCCTGGGCCAGCTGCTCTTCGGCGAAGCCCAGATCACGCTGTGGTGGGTTGGGATCTCCCTGACGTTCTCCGGCCTGTTGGTGCTGCAGAGGGTCTCCCCACAGGACGCACAGCGGAACTCCGTCGCCTCAAAGGATGAATAA
- the zdhhc3b gene encoding palmitoyltransferase ZDHHC3 has translation MSPAHRTRDIERHAGYLKPEHCTPPPPRTNSDSMWFIRDACGIVCGVITWFLVFYAEFVVLFVMLLPAKNVAYSLFNGAVFNSLAFLALASHARAMCTDPGAVPKGNATKEFIESLQLKPGQVVYKCPKCCSIKPDRAHHCSVCKRCIKKMDHHCPWVNNCVGENNQKYFVLFTMYIALISFHALVMVAVHFAFCFEEDWAKCSNFSPPATVILLILLCFEGLLFLIFTAVMFGTQVHSICTDETGIEQLKKEERRWAKKSKWMNMKVVFGHPFSISWLSPFAKPDHGKADVYQYIV, from the exons ATGAGTCCCGCGCATCGCACCAGGGACATCGAGCGGCACGCTGGCTACCTGAAGCCCGAGCACTGCACCCCGCCCCCGCCCCGCACCAACTCGGACAGCATGTGGTTCATCCGCGACGCCTGCGGCATCGTCTGTGGCGTCATCACCTGGTTCCTGGTCTTCTACGCCGAGTTCGTGGTGCTGTTCGTCATGCTGCTGCCCGCTAAAAACGTGGCCTACAGCCTCTTCAACGGGGCCGTCTTCAACAGCCTCGCTTTCCTCGCGCTCGCCTCTCACGCCCGCGCCATGTGCACAGACCCA GGAGCTGTACCTAAAGGGAACGCTACCAAGGAATTCATCGAGAGCCTGCAGCTCAAGCCCGGGCAGGTGGTGTACAAATGTCCCAAATGCTGCAGCATCAAGCCTGACAGAGCTCACCACTGCAG tgtgtgtaaaCGCTGCATCAAGAAGATGGACCACCACTGTCCCTGGGTGAACAACTGCGTGGGAGAGAACAACCAGAAGTATTTTGTGctcttcaca ATGTACATTGCACTAATATCCTTCCATGCACTAGTGATGGTGGCTGTTCATTTTGCTTTCTGCTTCGAAGAAGACTGGGCAA AATGCAGCAACTTCTCCCCACCAGCGAccgtcatcctcctcatcctcctctgcttcgAGGGGCTCCTCTTTCTCATCTTCACGGCGGTTATGTTTGGGACTCAGGTCCACTCCATCTGCACCGATGAGAcg GGTATCgagcagctgaagaaggaggagagaagatggGCTAAAAAGTCTAAGTGGATGAACATGAAGGTGGTGTTCGGCCATCCGTTCTCTATATCCTGGCTGAGCCCGTTCGCGAAACCTGACCACGGCAAGGCCGACGTCTACCAGTACATAGTGTGA
- the exosc7 gene encoding exosome complex component RRP42 isoform X2: MVCQDDLRVDGRGCEDYRHMEIETDVVSNTDGSAKVTLGHTAVLVGIKAEIGKPRPMVPDEGYLEFFVDCSANATPEFEGRGGEELGMELSTTLYKVFNNKHSVDLKSLCITAAEHCWVLYVDVLLLQCDGNLYDAISIAIKAALFNTKIPRVHISVDEEGGKEIELSDDPYDCMRLDVTNVPCIVTLCKVGHRHVVDATLQEKACSVASLIISVTQKGTITCVRKVGGGSLDPESIFEMTEAGKRVGKALHAPLIKLLQQEESLGKKRQKVGFLG; this comes from the exons ATGGTCTGTCAG GATGATTTAAGAGTGGATGGAAGGGGCTGTGAGGACTACAGGCACATGGAAATAGAGACTGATGTAGTGTCCAACACGGACGGATCCGCCAAAGTCACTCTG ggaCACACAGCAGTTCTAGTTGGGATAAAGGCCGAAATTGGAAAACCACGGCCTATGGTGCCAGATGAAGGCTATTTGGAGTTCTTTGTTGACTG TTCGGCAAATGCAACTCCTGAGTTTGAGGGCAGAGGAGGCGAGGAGCTAGGGATGGAGCTGAGCACCACGCTCTACAAAGTcttcaacaacaaacacagtgtgGACTTGAAGAGCCTGtgcatcactgctgcagaaCACTGCTGGGTGCTCTACGTCGATGTGCTG cttcttcaatGTGATGGAAACCTGTATGATGCCATCTCCATAGCTATCAAAGCAGCTCTCTTCAACACAAA AATCCCCAGAGTGCACATATCAGTGGacgaggaaggagggaaggaaattGAGCTGTCAGATGATCCGTATGACTGTATGAGGCTAGATGTGACAAATGTGCCCTGTATAGTGACCCTGTGCAAG GTGGGTCACAGACATGTGGTGGATGCAACTCTGCAGGAGAAAGCCTGCTCTGTGGCTAGCCTGATTATCTCCGTGACACAAAAGGGCACCATCACCTGCGTCAGAAAGGTGGGGGGAGGCAGCCTGGATCCAGAGAGCATCTTTGAAATGACAGAG GCAGGAAAACGTGTTGGGAAAGCTCTTCATGCTCCACtcataaagctgctgcagcaggaggagagtttGGGAAAGAAGCGGCAGAAAGTTGGATTTCTTGGTTGA
- the exosc7 gene encoding exosome complex component RRP42 isoform X1 has product MATVQVCEAEKVYILHGIRDDLRVDGRGCEDYRHMEIETDVVSNTDGSAKVTLGHTAVLVGIKAEIGKPRPMVPDEGYLEFFVDCSANATPEFEGRGGEELGMELSTTLYKVFNNKHSVDLKSLCITAAEHCWVLYVDVLLLQCDGNLYDAISIAIKAALFNTKIPRVHISVDEEGGKEIELSDDPYDCMRLDVTNVPCIVTLCKVGHRHVVDATLQEKACSVASLIISVTQKGTITCVRKVGGGSLDPESIFEMTEAGKRVGKALHAPLIKLLQQEESLGKKRQKVGFLG; this is encoded by the exons ATGGCAACAGTGCAGGTTTGCGAGGCTGAAAAGGTTTATATCTTACACGGTATACGG GATGATTTAAGAGTGGATGGAAGGGGCTGTGAGGACTACAGGCACATGGAAATAGAGACTGATGTAGTGTCCAACACGGACGGATCCGCCAAAGTCACTCTG ggaCACACAGCAGTTCTAGTTGGGATAAAGGCCGAAATTGGAAAACCACGGCCTATGGTGCCAGATGAAGGCTATTTGGAGTTCTTTGTTGACTG TTCGGCAAATGCAACTCCTGAGTTTGAGGGCAGAGGAGGCGAGGAGCTAGGGATGGAGCTGAGCACCACGCTCTACAAAGTcttcaacaacaaacacagtgtgGACTTGAAGAGCCTGtgcatcactgctgcagaaCACTGCTGGGTGCTCTACGTCGATGTGCTG cttcttcaatGTGATGGAAACCTGTATGATGCCATCTCCATAGCTATCAAAGCAGCTCTCTTCAACACAAA AATCCCCAGAGTGCACATATCAGTGGacgaggaaggagggaaggaaattGAGCTGTCAGATGATCCGTATGACTGTATGAGGCTAGATGTGACAAATGTGCCCTGTATAGTGACCCTGTGCAAG GTGGGTCACAGACATGTGGTGGATGCAACTCTGCAGGAGAAAGCCTGCTCTGTGGCTAGCCTGATTATCTCCGTGACACAAAAGGGCACCATCACCTGCGTCAGAAAGGTGGGGGGAGGCAGCCTGGATCCAGAGAGCATCTTTGAAATGACAGAG GCAGGAAAACGTGTTGGGAAAGCTCTTCATGCTCCACtcataaagctgctgcagcaggaggagagtttGGGAAAGAAGCGGCAGAAAGTTGGATTTCTTGGTTGA
- the clec3bb gene encoding tetranectin has product MAFKGMCALLGVLLLVSCSFQQTLPKKRTLKKETTKDAAVENLQKEIDDIKQELNILKEHQALQTVCLKGIKINGKCYLAEPLRKRYHTASEDCMALGGVLATPASSDENDQLRDYLRQSIGPDGQVWLGPNDMVAEGVWKDHTGLGISFTNWDTSNFRSPQPDGAQSQNCAALSGAARGKWFDENCSEEKPSVCQFNIV; this is encoded by the exons ATGGCGTTCAAAGGGATGTGTGCGCTGCTGGGTGTGCTTCTGCTGGTGAGCTGCTCTTTTCAGCAGACTTTGCCAAAGAAGAGGACACTAAAAAAAG AAACAACAAAAGATGCTGCAGTGGAGAATCTACAGAAAGAGATTGACGACATCAAGCAGGAGCTGAACATCCTGAAGGAACATCAGGCCCTGCAGACAG TCTGTCTGAAAGGCATTAAGATCAATGGGAAGTGTTACTTGGCCGAGCCCCTCAGGAAGCGCTACCACACGGCCAGCGAGGACTGCATGGCCCTGGGCGGCGTCCTCGCCACGCCCGCGTCCAGTGATGAGAACGACCAGCTGAGAGACTACCTTCGCCAGAGCATCGGCCCAGACGGGCAGGTCTGGCTGGGCCCCAACGACATGGTCGCCGAGGGCGTCTGGAAGGACCACACCGGCCTCGGCATCAGCTTCACAAACTGGGACACGTCCAACTTCCGGTCCCCTCAGCCCGACGGGGCCCAGTCCCAGAACTGTGCCGCGCTGTCCGGCGCCGCACGTGGGAAGTGGTTCGACGAGAACTGTAGTGAGGAGAAGCCTTCCGTCTGCCAGTTCAACATCGTTTGA
- the cdcp1b gene encoding CUB domain-containing protein 1 — translation MRLCATCALLGLLFVTAIAATGSLQTLVRPDKGSTVTVSTPLPPDQCAVCTVGGVNDTQVSCRSSLPLKPEEEVKLLFNCSQPLEKSYAVTISRTIDCTKDLCSPTTIGTQPTILPELIRTLTWEVQAPPKTVVRLDVLGEGLVEASQPCPTGFRYSVSISKTNPKGPTRYCRGGSVTHLDLLNEGVVALQVDPKAVVDQFLFKASAGPLKGRTEVITIDSSTTVVLSRDPAAPECDVCSAEGSTSNCSPTTKTLTNVHNLSLDFSCQQPQDVYTATVQRKIGCTTTSCSPAVAQVDPNLFKAFQRTLKWDISVPERTVLTLDFAGDGLKEVSGAGDCPGRYQYSLSTTKSDGSIKSSSYCTGGTVSQLDLQGATTVTVDVPKDGDLAQTAFSVRAAPRGSRTIPVTPEPKTTIFISRAVSEPDCSVCVRTAKPTCDPRRAKITDPGNISVEFTCPQPQHIYTVEINRAITCKSFSCSGDIVQAESPLFQDFNRTFTWDLKVVSPQSFQLDFSGTGMRQIPREETCPDEHTYSVVIYLHTGPADIGTFCKGGPVTTVLAPYKGRVTLQVPANRKVDPVDFKLNVGPETSMLAIVTVNLPRGVSDTDILTPNYPGGLPDAQQMQWNFTVPGMHNYTVQFLQSTAPECVAGDVEVEYQRDGRRPSKLTLTDPQPKHQQDNFNMVLRNCQTNTTLQGLSLRYRVSVMRSGHPVLCTVDLSKRAALSLRIENTGSDPYCEMRINSTVAERLIVAAGTTASLSFLDCPKEDVRLTASDVTECPNVSTCPTIPLSVPTLDSCLPMRLHSFTWNIRVPVDSTAELAAPTGSLRQALPGQECNPADSLNLADEDGISVGDYCYGGVIQKVQVHTNISVTARSRDFSKTSGPFLNVSFSQEISETIIYRVSPTASSPTLLATPNWPEAMVSFSSVSWIVDVPSRYQANVQFVNVSQPKCQDGHTSITVKQLGSEKELLALREDSPPVGNLSVPGSFYLTMSNCMSEEGHFGAAARIVLQETSNLLAIILGVVGALLLLLIVLVVICVIKKKKKGLNRDSSIFMGKGNVFRPSDNHFPKTRSEDPHIYTSIDDTMVYSHALGDAGYADGMPDHFKGAPVDSYRTFTGPTALPEIKEPDLEPEMDLYKPFLEPPQTFIPSRPRTPIDRQDSLGFQDRRMMDNGLFTFKSTGEINTIQLTDFESEPRLQTSEESF, via the exons ATGCGGCTCTGCGCGACCTGCGCGTTGCTGGGACTTTTGTTTGTAACCGCCATCGCCGCGACAG GAAGCCTTCAGACGCTGGTCCGGCCGGACAAAGGCTCCACTGTGACGGTGTCCACGCCACTGCCTCCGGATCAGTGCGCCGTGTGCACCGTCGGCGGCGTCAACGACACACAGGTTTCCTGCCGCTCCTCTCTTCCCCTGAAACCCGAAGAGGAGGTCAAGCTGCTCTTCAACTGCTCGCAGCCGCTTGAAAAGTCCTACGCGGTCACGATATCTCGGACCATCG ATTGCACTAAGGATCTATGCAGTCCCACAACGATAGGAACCCAACCCACCATCCTCCCAGAGTTGATCAGAACCTTAACCTGGGAGGTCCAGGCCCCTCCTAAGACCGTGGTCCGTCTGGACGTCCTCGGGGAGGGACTGGTAGAGGCATCGCAGCCATGTCCCACTGGGTTTCGCTACTCCGTGTCCATATCAAAGACCAACCCCAAAGGCCCGACCCGATACTGCAGAGGCGGTTCTGTGACTCATTTAGACCTGCTCAACGAAGGTGTGGTGGCGCTGCAAGTTGACCCGAAGGCTGTGGTGGATCAGTTTCTGTTCAAGGCCTCTGCCGGACCATTAA AGGGCCGAACGGAGGTGATAACCATCGATTCCAGCACCACTGTGGTCCTCAGCCGGGATCCTGCAGCCCCTGAGTGTGACGTGTGCTCGGCTGAAGGGTCCACTTCCAACTGCAGCCCCACAACGAAGACCTTGACCAACGTGCACAACCTGTCGCTGGACTTCAGCTGCCAGCAACCGCAGGACGTGTACACGGCGACGGTCCAGAGGAAAATAG GGTGTACCACGACCTCCTGCAGCCCTGCTGTAGCACAAGTTGATCCCAATCTCTTCAAGGCCTTTCAAAGGACCCTCAAGTGGGACATCAGTGTCCCAGAGAGAACGGTTTTAACTTTGGACTTTGCTGGAGACGGTCTGAAGGAGGTTTCTGGGGCAGGAGACTGTCCAGGCCGTTATCAGTATTCGCTGAGCACAACCAAAAGTGATGGAAGCATTAAATCCAGCAGCTACTGCACTGGGGGAACCGTGTCTCAGCTGGACCTGCAAGGAGCGACCACTGTAACGGTGGACGTTCCCAAAGACGGAGATCTGGCCCAGACCGCCTTCAGCGTCCGGGCAGCGCCAAGAG GTAGCAGAACGATTCCGGTGACCCCCGAGCCCAAAACCACCATTTTCATCAGCAGGGCGGTCAGCGAGCCcgactgcagtgtgtgtgtgcgcacggcCAAGCCGACGTGCGACCCCAGACGTGCAAAAATCACCGACCCGGGCAACATCTCAGTGGAGTTTACgtgtcctcagcctcagcatatTTACACCGTGGAGATCAACAGGGCAATAA CTTGCAAGTCATTCTCCTGCTCTGGTGACATCGTTCAGGCCGAGTCCCCGTTGTTCCAAGACTTCAACAGAACCTTCACCTGGGACCTGAAGGTGGTCTCTCCCCAGAGCTTCCAGTTGGACTTCTCCGGAACAGGAATGCGGCAGATTCCCAGAGAGGAGACGTGTCCGGATGAACACACGTACTCTGTGGTTATCTACCTGCACACCGGACCAGCAGACATCGGCACCTTTTGCAAAGGAGGCCCGGTGACCACTGTCCTGGCTCCCTACAAGGGCCGCGTGACTCTGCAGGTGCCTGCCAACAGAAAAGTGGACCCTGTTGACTTCAAACTCAACGTTGGACCAGAGACCAGCA TGCTGGCCATAGTGACCGTCAACCTGCCCCGAGGCGTATCAGACACCGACATCCTCACGCCCAACTACCCCGGCGGCCTCCCGGACGCTCAGCAGATGCAGTGGAACTTCACGGTGCCCGGCATGCACAACTACACGGTGCAGTTCCTGCAGAGCACCGCCCCCGAGTGCGTCGCCGGGGACGTGGAGGTGGAGTACCAGAGGGACGGCCGGAGGCCCAGCAAGCTGACGCTGACGGACCCCCAGCCGAAGCATCAGCAGGACAACTTCAACATGGTGCTGAGGAACTGTCAGACCAACACCACGCTGCAAGGACTCAGCCTGCGCTACCGGGTCTCTGTGATGCGGAGCGGACATCCGG TTCTGTGTACGGTGGATCTAAGCAAACGGGCAGCGCTGTCCCTGAGGATCGAGAACACGGGCTCCGATCCGTACTGTGAGATGAGGATCAACTCCACGGTTGCAGAGCGGCTCATCGTAGCCGCGGGGACGACGGCCAGCCTGTCCTTCCTGGACTGTCCGAAGGAGGACGTGCGCCTGACGGCCAGCGACGTTACAG AGTGCCCGAATGTGTCGACGTGTCCCACGATTCCCCTTTCCGTGCCGACGTTGGACTCCTGCCTGCCGATGCGCCTCCACAGCTTCACCTGGAACATCAGGGTCCCTGTCGACAGCACGGCGGAGCTGGCGGCGCCCACGGGGAGTCTCCGCCAGGCGCTGCCGGGCCAGGAGTGCAACCCGGCCGACTCGCTGAACCTGGCCGACGAGGACGGCATATCTGTCGGAGACTACTGCTACGGCGGAGTCATTCAGAAGGTTCAGGTCCACACCAACATCTCCGTCACAGCCAGAAGCAGAGACTTCAGCAAGACCAGCGGGCCCTTTCTCAACGTCAGCTTCAGTCAGGAGATCTCGG agACCATCATTTACAGAGTCAGTCCGACGGCGTCGTCTCCAACCCTGCTGGCCACCCCTAACTGGCCCGAGGCCATGGTGTCCTTCTCCTCCGTGTCCTGGATCGTGGATGTGCCGAGCCGCTACCAGGCCAACGTGCAGTTCGTTAACGTCAGCCAGCCCAAGTGCCAGGACGGGCACACGAGCATCACGGTGAAGCAGCTCGGCTcggagaaggagctgctggcgCTCCGGGAGGACTCTCCGCCGGTCGGCAACCTGTCGGTGCCGGGGAGCTTCTACCTCACCATGTCCAACTGTATGTCCGAGGAGGGACACTTCGGCGCCGCGGCCAGAATCGTCCTGCAGGAGACGTCCA ATCTCCTGGCCATCATCCTGGGGGTCGTAGGTgcattgttgctgttgctgataGTGCTGGTTGTAATATGCGTCATCAA gaaaaagaaaaaaggactGAACAGGGACTCCTCCATATTCATGGGCAAAGGGAACGTCTTCCGCCCCAGCGACAACCACTTCCCCAAAACCAGGTCTGAAGACCCGCACATCTACACCAGCATCGACGACACCATGGTGTACAGCCACGCGCTGGGCGACGCCGGCTACGCCGACGGCATGCCCGACCACTTCAAAGGGGCCCCGGTGGACTCGTACCGCACCTTCACCGGCCCCACCGCCCTGCCGGAAATCAAAGAACCGGACCTGGAGCCGGAAATGGACCTGTACAAGCCGTTCCTGGAGCCCCCCCAGACGTTCATCCCCTCCCGCCCCCGGACCCCCATCGACCGGCAGGACAGCCTGGGCTTCCAGGACCGCAGGATGATGGACAACGGGCTGTTCACGTTCAAGAGCACCGGGGAGATCAATACGATCCAGCTCACCGATTTTGAATCGGAGCCTCGACTGCAGACGTCCGAGGAGTCCTTCTAG
- the limd1b gene encoding LIM domain-containing protein 1 isoform X1 yields MDPNHKAHFYFGRCTRCDKEVCGAGRACRAMGRLFHDTCFTCCVCTKKLAGKPFYSTSGGIYCEEDFLYSGAHPSPEVCDSCGFLISDLLLQARGKSYHPSCFRCVVCRQSLEGLPFAVDSRSRVYCVTDYHRVQAPWCDACRTQILPTEGSSESVHVESLSRIYHVKCYERKQTLTRTGAD; encoded by the exons ATGGACCCAAACCACAAGGCCCATTTTTACTTTG GAAGGTGCACAAGATGTGACAAAGAGGTGTGTGGTGCAGGAAGAGCCTGTCGGGCCATGGGACGCTTATTCCACGACACCTGCTTCAcctgctgtgtctgca CTAAAAAGCTCGCAGGAAAGCCATTTTATTCAACGTCAGGAGGAATCTACTGTGAAGAGGACTTCCTA TACTCGGGGGCTCATCCATCCCCAGAGGTGTGCGACAGCTGTGGGTTCCTAATCAGCGACCTG CTCCTGCAGGCTCGTGGGAAGTCCTACCACCCTTCCTGCTTCCGCTGTGTCGTCTGCAGACAGAGCCTGGAGGGCTTGCCCTTCGCCGTAGACTCGCGGAGCAGGGTCTATTGTGTCACCGACTACCACAG GGTCCAGGCTCCCTGGTGTGATGCCTGCAGAACACAGATATTGCCAACTGAG GGATCATCTGAGTCAGTTCATGTTGAATCCTTAAGCAGAATTTACCATGTGAAATGCTATGAAAGGAAGCAAACTCTAACGAGGACAGGGGCAGACTAG
- the limd1b gene encoding LIM domain-containing protein 1 isoform X2, which produces MDPNHKAHFYFGRCTRCDKEVCGAGRACRAMGRLFHDTCFTCCVCTKKLAGKPFYSTSGGIYCEEDFLYSGAHPSPEVCDSCGFLISDLLLQARGKSYHPSCFRCVVCRQSLEGLPFAVDSRSRVYCVTDYHSSLVDLASWFQGPGSLV; this is translated from the exons ATGGACCCAAACCACAAGGCCCATTTTTACTTTG GAAGGTGCACAAGATGTGACAAAGAGGTGTGTGGTGCAGGAAGAGCCTGTCGGGCCATGGGACGCTTATTCCACGACACCTGCTTCAcctgctgtgtctgca CTAAAAAGCTCGCAGGAAAGCCATTTTATTCAACGTCAGGAGGAATCTACTGTGAAGAGGACTTCCTA TACTCGGGGGCTCATCCATCCCCAGAGGTGTGCGACAGCTGTGGGTTCCTAATCAGCGACCTG CTCCTGCAGGCTCGTGGGAAGTCCTACCACCCTTCCTGCTTCCGCTGTGTCGTCTGCAGACAGAGCCTGGAGGGCTTGCCCTTCGCCGTAGACTCGCGGAGCAGGGTCTATTGTGTCACCGACTACCACAG TTCTCTTGTTGACCTGGCTTCGTGGTTTCAGGGTCCAGGCTCCCTGGTGTGA